Within the bacterium genome, the region GCCTCCGCATCCTCGGTCGCTGGACGCTGCGGCAGCTCGGCCGGCTGTGCTTCGCTCGGAGACGGCGTGTGGACCGTTTCGCCGCGGCGCCGCGCGAGCTCGACGTCCACCACGGCCATCACCTCCTCGTCCGTCAGCCAGCCGTTGTCCCACAGGACCGTGAACGCGTTCCGCGCGCGCCCCAGGCGGTCCCGGCGAGCCGACCCCGGCGCGCCGCGCTTGTACGAGATCACGCACCCCGCCCAGCTCCCCCGCACCACCGCGCGCCGGGCCAGATCCTCACGCAACTGGATCAAACCGTCGTGGCTGAACTCGGCGAGTTCCGCGCGCAGCTCGGCGAGCGCCTCCTCACGATGACTCTCGGAGTAGCGCTCGATGGTGTTCTGCATGGCCGTCTCCTTTCTCCTCCTCCGAACCAGTACGACCTCCGTCCCTGTTCGCAGGAGCCGTGCCGGGGAGCGCGGCGCTGGGGTTCGGGGCCGGCGGCGCGCCGCGCTGCTCGATCCGCCGGCGTCGAGCGGCCAGCAGCAGGATCGCCGCGGTCAGCTCGGCATCCTCCACCAGGAGGAACCGCGGACCGCGTTCGTCGGCCGTCGTGAGGGCGAGCCCGTCGCGGTACAGCGTGAGCGTCTCCAGCCGCGCGTGCGGCCAGTCCACCCGGCGCTTCGCGCCACGGAAGATGGCCCGCCGACTCGTGATCACCAGCATGCCCAGGTCCAGCGGCAGGATCGCGGGGTTCGGCTCCAGCGCCTCCCGCTCGCCCACCACGTGGAACGGCTCCGCGCCATCCGGGCGGAACACCACGCCCACGGGCTCGCGCCGGCCCAACGCCAGCGGCGAGCACAGCGTCGCCCGCACGACCCAGTGACACGTCTCGTCAGCGGCCAGGTCCAGCGGCGCACGCACCTCGGGGAGCCGGCCGTCCTCGATCTGCGCCAGCAGCCGCATGCGCCGGATCTGGTCGCGGTCGGAGGCGAGATCGTGTTCGGTGAGCCCGAGCTGCATCTGGAGCCGACGCAGGTTCGCTTCTTCCTCGGGCGTCACACGCGCATCCGCCACGACCTCGCGCAGCGCACGCCGGTACAGCGCGAGGCCCACCATCCGCACCTCGCGTTCGCTCAGGTCACTCGCGGTGCGGAGCGACTCGAGCTCGGCCGCTTCCGCCTCCGTGAGGATCCCGTCGGCCAGCGCGCTCTCGAGGTGCGCCATGTACAGCGCCCGGGCGCGCCGCCGCCGCCCCCTCAGGTACAGACCGACCCCGCCGGCCACGAGGGCCGTCACGCCCAGCATCGCGATCGACATCGGGATCATGGCTCGCCGATCTACACTCCCCCAGAGGTCTCCAGGGCCAATGGGCGGGACCACGGATCACGCACGGCCCGTGATCCGGCCGTCGCGCACACCGACACCTGCTTCCGCACCCTACCCTGGCAACCCGGGCCCCGGACCGCTAGGTTCCCACCCGTCGAATGTCGCGCGACGCACCGGCGACCCGGCGCGTTGCAGCGTCGAACCACGGCTCTCCTCCGCGCCTGTCGCAGCCCGGATCACCATATGATCGAATCGCTGGACGATCTCGAGACCCCCGCCGCGGTCGTGGACCTGGACCGCATGGAGGCGAACCTCGACCGTCTCGCCGCCTACGTCCGGACCCACGGCCTCGCCCTGCGGCCGCACATCAAGACGCACAAGACGCCCGAGCTCGCGGCCGAGCAGCTCCGCAGGGGCGCCGTCGGCGTCACCGTCGCCACACTTCGCGAGGCGGAGGTCATGGCCGCTGTGGCGGACGACATCCTGCTCGCCTATCCGCCCGTCGGCGCGGCCCGGATCGCGCGCCTCCTGGCGTTGCCCGCTCACGTGCGCCTCACCGTGGCGCTCGACTCGCGGGACGCCCTCGCGCCCCTCGCGGCGGCCGCCGCGGCGGCGGGCCGGACCATCGGCGTGCTCGTCGAGCTGGACCTGGGCATGCGCCGCTGCGGCGTCACGCGGCCGGACGAGGCAGTGGCCCTGGCCCGCGCCGCCGCAGGGCTCGACGGCGTCGAGTACCGCGGCGTCATGTTCTACCCCGGCCACATCCGCGAGCACGTGGACGACCAGGGCCCCGCGCTCGAGCGGCTGGCGGCGGACCTCTCCCGCTTCATCGATGCGCTGGCCGCGGCCGGGCTGACGCCCGCCGTGGTCAGCGGCGGCTCCACGCCCGCGGCGTTCGCATCGCACCGCATTCCGGGTGTTACAGAGATTCGGC harbors:
- a CDS encoding alanine racemase, translated to MIESLDDLETPAAVVDLDRMEANLDRLAAYVRTHGLALRPHIKTHKTPELAAEQLRRGAVGVTVATLREAEVMAAVADDILLAYPPVGAARIARLLALPAHVRLTVALDSRDALAPLAAAAAAAGRTIGVLVELDLGMRRCGVTRPDEAVALARAAAGLDGVEYRGVMFYPGHIREHVDDQGPALERLAADLSRFIDALAAAGLTPAVVSGGSTPAAFASHRIPGVTEIRPGTYIFNDRTTAHVGACAWEDCAFAVLATVVSVAVPGQAVIDAGSKALFRDEVRGGRGPAAGFGALRDRPDVVVRAMSEEHGILDLSCTDWRPRVGDRVLVVPNHVCVSVNQHDRLWGVRGDRVETCWTVAARGWTDGRATAAQAAAG